One window of Catonella massiliensis genomic DNA carries:
- a CDS encoding M48 family metallopeptidase, producing MSVEVRKIRLGVKEYDYTLERKTVKNINLRVKPSEIIYVSANKRVPVDVIEGFIKSKEEFILEAFKRFEKNGENAENNREISYNTGDEINYFGKNLSLKVVQSPKESVKASSEYIYIFVKDVNDRERKERLLKKWELTFAKEVFTKMVDFCYPDFKEMGVAYPSISIRKMTSRWGSCKPKGGKITLNLELIHKPKECLRYVVVHEMAHFIHPNHSSDFWRVVGNIMPDYKKRRDVLNGR from the coding sequence ATGAGTGTTGAAGTTAGGAAAATACGGCTTGGTGTGAAAGAGTATGACTACACCCTGGAAAGAAAAACCGTAAAGAATATAAATCTAAGGGTGAAACCCAGTGAGATTATCTATGTATCTGCCAATAAAAGAGTTCCTGTGGATGTGATTGAAGGATTTATAAAAAGCAAAGAAGAGTTCATACTGGAAGCTTTTAAGAGATTTGAGAAAAATGGGGAAAATGCGGAAAATAACAGAGAAATAAGTTATAATACGGGAGATGAAATAAATTATTTTGGGAAAAATCTAAGCCTAAAGGTCGTGCAATCACCTAAAGAAAGCGTGAAAGCAAGCAGTGAGTACATTTATATCTTTGTAAAAGATGTAAATGACAGGGAGAGAAAAGAACGCCTGCTAAAGAAATGGGAGTTAACCTTCGCAAAAGAAGTATTTACGAAGATGGTGGACTTTTGTTATCCTGATTTCAAGGAAATGGGAGTTGCATATCCCAGCATCAGCATAAGGAAGATGACCAGCAGATGGGGCTCCTGCAAGCCAAAGGGAGGCAAAATTACCCTGAACCTTGAGCTTATTCACAAACCCAAGGAATGTCTCCGGTATGTGGTAGTTCACGAAATGGCTCATTTCATACACCCCAACCATTCCAGTGACTTTTGGAGGGTTGTAGGAAATATTATGCCTGATTATAAAAAGAGAAGAGATGTGCTAAATGGCAGATAA
- a CDS encoding NAD-dependent protein deacylase, producing MYEKEIEELQKIIDDSSRIVFFGGAGVSTESGIPDFRSADGLYHQEYKYSPEQIISHSFFLRYPEAFYEFYKDKMMYLDAKPNPAHLKLAELERAGRLLAVVTQNIDGLHQQAGSKKVYELHGSIHRNYCMKCGKFYDADFIKNSDGVPHCECGGIVKPDVVLYEEGLDQNVTQRAVMAISMADTLIIGGTSLVVYPAAGFVDYFHGKHLVVINKSETGKNVNAKLTINAPIGEIMKGIRV from the coding sequence ATGTATGAGAAAGAAATTGAAGAACTTCAGAAAATAATAGACGACAGTAGTAGAATAGTATTCTTTGGAGGAGCGGGAGTGTCTACGGAGAGTGGAATACCTGACTTTAGAAGTGCTGACGGGCTTTATCATCAGGAGTATAAGTATTCTCCCGAGCAGATTATAAGCCATAGCTTTTTTCTAAGATACCCGGAGGCATTCTATGAGTTTTATAAGGATAAGATGATGTATCTAGATGCAAAGCCTAACCCTGCCCACCTTAAGCTCGCCGAACTTGAGAGGGCAGGCAGGCTATTAGCTGTAGTAACTCAGAATATAGACGGACTTCACCAGCAGGCAGGCAGTAAGAAGGTCTATGAGTTACATGGAAGCATACATAGGAATTATTGTATGAAATGCGGTAAATTCTACGATGCAGACTTTATAAAAAACTCTGACGGAGTTCCACATTGTGAGTGTGGTGGCATCGTAAAGCCTGATGTAGTCCTGTATGAAGAAGGACTTGACCAAAATGTAACCCAAAGGGCTGTTATGGCGATTTCAATGGCTGACACCCTCATTATAGGAGGGACTTCTTTGGTCGTATACCCGGCAGCAGGCTTTGTGGATTATTTTCACGGAAAGCACCTTGTGGTGATAAATAAGTCAGAGACCGGAAAAAATGTAAATGCTAAGCTGACAATCAATGCTCCAATTGGGGAGATAATGAAGGGGATAAGGGTATAA
- the aroA gene encoding 3-phosphoshikimate 1-carboxyvinyltransferase, whose translation MDKYRVRCIFDKIDRNKTIRVKVPGSKSITNRALLIAALAEGETILKGALFSNDAKNMLACLSILGIKMEIDEENETITVQGCGGRLPVREASVNVGSAGTAARFLTALLAFSAGVYHLDASEQMKKRPMKPLLDALIKLGALISYDEAEGHFPFTIDSRAVKGGEISLDTGISSQFLSAVVMTGFLLPDGLKVNIAGGRESLPYVDMTAKVMESFSMKPQVVCENGAVSYILKDGDTYKGREYEIEPDVSAACYFYAMAEILGCRAQVKNVHLDSIQGDIEFVKLLTKMGAKLQDEEDGIIITGAKSGSYAGIEANLNSFSDQSLTLAAVSAFAKSPTKITGIAHIRMQESDRLLAIKNELEKLGIRAVMGDGEISIFPEEMNENEVYIETYDDHRVAMAFALVGLRRAGVIIKNPDCSAKTFKDYFKVLDEIG comes from the coding sequence ATGGATAAATATAGAGTTAGGTGCATTTTTGACAAGATAGACCGAAATAAGACCATAAGGGTGAAGGTTCCGGGCTCAAAGAGTATAACCAACAGGGCTCTCCTTATAGCGGCTCTTGCTGAAGGGGAGACCATTCTTAAAGGTGCTCTTTTTTCAAATGATGCCAAAAATATGCTTGCCTGTCTCAGCATTCTTGGCATAAAAATGGAGATAGATGAAGAAAATGAAACTATTACCGTACAGGGCTGTGGAGGAAGGCTTCCTGTTAGAGAAGCCTCTGTAAATGTAGGCAGTGCGGGGACAGCAGCCAGATTTCTTACAGCTCTCTTGGCATTTAGCGCAGGTGTATATCACTTAGATGCTTCCGAGCAGATGAAAAAGCGCCCTATGAAGCCGCTTTTAGATGCCCTTATAAAGCTGGGTGCTCTTATAAGCTATGATGAGGCAGAGGGACATTTTCCGTTTACCATAGACTCAAGAGCCGTAAAAGGTGGTGAAATAAGCCTTGATACAGGTATCAGCAGTCAGTTTCTAAGCGCGGTAGTAATGACAGGATTTTTACTGCCTGATGGGCTAAAGGTAAATATAGCAGGAGGTAGAGAAAGCCTGCCATATGTGGACATGACAGCGAAGGTGATGGAAAGCTTTTCTATGAAGCCTCAGGTAGTTTGTGAAAATGGTGCGGTATCGTATATATTAAAAGATGGCGATACCTATAAGGGAAGAGAATACGAGATTGAGCCTGATGTATCTGCGGCCTGCTATTTTTATGCGATGGCTGAAATCCTTGGGTGCAGGGCTCAGGTAAAAAATGTACATTTAGACAGCATTCAGGGGGATATAGAGTTTGTAAAACTTCTGACTAAAATGGGGGCAAAACTTCAGGATGAAGAGGATGGAATTATAATTACAGGCGCCAAAAGCGGTTCTTATGCTGGAATTGAAGCAAATCTTAACAGCTTTTCAGACCAAAGCCTCACCCTTGCGGCAGTTAGCGCATTTGCAAAAAGTCCGACAAAGATAACCGGTATAGCCCATATCCGTATGCAGGAGTCAGACCGCCTCCTTGCTATAAAAAATGAACTGGAAAAGCTTGGAATTAGGGCTGTTATGGGGGATGGTGAGATAAGCATTTTCCCGGAAGAAATGAATGAAAACGAAGTTTATATAGAGACCTATGATGACCACCGCGTGGCTATGGCTTTTGCGCTTGTGGGGCTAAGAAGAGCTGGTGTAATAATTAAAAATCCGGATTGCTCGGCGAAAACTTTTAAGGATTATTTTAAGGTCTTAGACGAAATCGGATAA
- a CDS encoding DUF7916 family protein, translating to MKKRLLSCTASDIRKMSASDLKNSIIASESRTILGETVVTAAPLFEDVTNAEVMSAFGADLLLLNEYDVFTKYINGLDEAEPIKYIKHLTGKPVGINLEPVEENVDSVEDLITLPAGRRATKEAFEEAARQGVDFILLTGNPATGVSNAGIMASIEVAKKYFNGLVFAGKMHAAGLSEKILSEEVILGFMDRGADGVLIPAVGTAPGIGEAESSAIVAKVKARGGITISAVGTSQESADADTIRQIGLCNKRIGFDVHHLGDGGYGRVPDPDNLMALSICIRGKRHTYMKMSRSLNR from the coding sequence ATGAAAAAGAGATTGTTAAGCTGCACTGCCAGTGATATTAGGAAAATGTCGGCTTCTGATTTGAAAAATTCAATCATAGCAAGTGAAAGCAGAACCATACTTGGAGAAACAGTTGTTACTGCGGCTCCGCTTTTTGAAGATGTTACCAATGCCGAGGTGATGTCTGCATTTGGAGCAGATTTACTTTTATTAAATGAATATGATGTGTTTACAAAATATATCAACGGACTTGATGAGGCTGAGCCAATTAAGTATATTAAGCATTTGACAGGGAAGCCTGTAGGTATAAACTTAGAACCTGTGGAAGAAAATGTGGACAGTGTGGAAGATTTGATTACACTTCCTGCCGGCAGAAGGGCTACGAAGGAAGCCTTTGAAGAGGCGGCGAGGCAGGGAGTAGACTTCATCCTGCTCACGGGCAACCCGGCTACAGGAGTGTCAAACGCAGGGATTATGGCTTCTATCGAGGTGGCGAAGAAGTATTTTAACGGGCTTGTATTTGCCGGGAAAATGCATGCTGCAGGGCTTTCTGAGAAAATACTCTCTGAGGAAGTTATACTTGGGTTTATGGATAGGGGTGCTGACGGGGTGCTTATACCCGCAGTGGGAACTGCTCCGGGCATAGGTGAGGCTGAATCTTCTGCCATAGTAGCCAAGGTAAAGGCTAGGGGCGGAATTACCATAAGTGCTGTAGGTACAAGTCAGGAAAGTGCGGATGCAGACACCATCCGGCAGATAGGACTTTGCAATAAAAGGATAGGCTTTGATGTGCACCATCTTGGAGATGGTGGCTATGGCAGGGTACCTGATCCAGACAACCTTATGGCTCTTTCGATATGCATAAGGGGAAAGAGACATACCTATATGAAGATGAGCCGTTCCTTAAATAGGTAA